One Triticum dicoccoides isolate Atlit2015 ecotype Zavitan chromosome 3B, WEW_v2.0, whole genome shotgun sequence genomic window, TCGACATCGACATCGCCAAGAAGCGTACGCATCCTTCCTGGCCCGACCTTTTCGACCCCTTGTCTCGGAGTAGAAAGGAATCGCTTGACGCGGCGGTGGATTTGGTTTGGCCGCGTAGTGGCGAGTTCGCCTTCGAGTAGGCGCGGGTTTTTCGTCAGATTGGCGTGCGATGCTGCGAATCCTAGGGCGTTGGATAGAGTCTCCTTGATTATAATCGTACATCGGCGTGGTAATCCGAAGCATGTTCTTGTTTCACGCGAGGGTTTTCGGTAGAATGGATTATTTGGCCGATTTTTTTCCAGGGGAATGAATTATTAGGAATTTTTGGAAGAATAAATTATCTGTGAACTTTAGAAGACTAGAGCATGTTCTTGTTTGGTCATTTGTTAGTCCTAAGCATCTTATTTTCATGagattttctttatttcttttatgaTTCACTTGTTTGATTGGTGATGATGCAGCACTTGTACTGAATCTGAGGTTAGAACATACGGTTAGTGGGGTTTATTTTTTGTAGTCTGTATTGCAGCAGTGGCTCATTGGTTGCATCTCTGATGTGATTGTGCATTTGGATTTTGTACTGCAAGTTAAAATATCTACACTCTTTCACTGCATGTAAAGTCATCAAAAAGTGTTGATAAGAACCTGTGATATGTTGGGGCAAGATCTGTATAAGTAGAATGATGTTGCATTAATGTTGTCTTGGTTCTGGATGGAAGTAATACTGTAATAGTATGTTGGGGTGATGTTGTGTGTGCTAACTGGTTTAGGGTGCACTATTGTCTTGTCAATTAGCATGTCGAAAGTTTATGGAAGTTTTTGGAATAAAAAGAACAATATTTATACAACATTTATATACCTTATCAaaaaagttcaatcacacactgAGAAACAAAAGAGATAAATCATGGTGTGGACTATTCACAGCAATGTTTGTCCCTTCTTTTCTGAGATTTGTGGATTGAACTTGGATTTGAAAATTAGCGTGTTTGGTAAATCCATGATGTATCAATCTTTTTCTAAATTATAAATAGGATTCTACATGGATATTAGTATTTTTAATTATGCTTTTAGTGCACCTGTACACCTCGTGTGCCTAGTCCCTAGTGCACTCCTATTGTGTTGAAGTGTGGATTATATGATCCATATGTTTTAATTGTTTATTTTTCTGGATAACGGGAGTTAGTGATGTCTACTATCTTGGTTGTCTTTGCAATAACGCACTTCATGCCAACATCAAATAGTACTTTCTCGCTCATGTCAGTTAAGTGATTGCCATTGAAAAGGCTTAAGCTGGTCATGGAATACCTTCTCATGTTGGTTAAGTGATTGCCATTGAAGAGGTTTAAGCTTGTCATGGAATACTTTTCTCTTTTATGATGAGTTATTTTCTAGTTTTCTTATGCATGTTATGGGCCTTATGTCCATCATAAATGCTTGTACATGATCAGTATGTGATATCTTGTATAATAGGCGGTGCTGTAAAAGAGACACTTGCATTGTATGATCAGAACATCTATCTGTGCTTCTTTTGCACACTTTGTTGAGATAGATATGTGAGAACTTTATATATTGCTTTAACTTTGATGGCATTGTTGATGAATGCAGATAATGCTGGGACAAACAAAGCTGCTCATAGCACCACATCGCTCAATACAAAGAGGCTTGATGATGATACAGAGAATCTTGCTCGTGAGTTCCATGCACTTTTACTTCTATATGTTTCAAAAAGGAATAACTACCTAAAATAGCTGTTTATTGTCCAATCATTTTGTTTATGTGGTGTGTGTATGTCAATCTTGTTTATGTGATGTGTGTATGGCAATCATTTTATTTATGTTATGTGTGTATTTCTTTCTCAGTTATATCCAATAATATCTGTGAAATATGGCAAAGATTTTTCCTTTGTTTAAAAGGAACTATACAGGAGTATGCTTGTCAGTTGATCAGTTTCTCTTTTTTCTTAATGCATTGACATGCATTTCAGTATATATGTACTTATATCTTGTAAAGTATGTTGGGTTTGCTTGAGTGTTCCACACTATTGAGGTGACACTTGTTCCTAATTTATGTACCATCATGGACTCATGGATTACCCtattttttgatgaattttttgaGGTTTGGAATAAACATAATTTGTTGTGATGTACAAGTCAGGTTTTTCTTAGTTTCTACTGATATTCAACTGTTGATCACAAGGAAAATTAGGTTCGTCTATAATGTACCTGTACTGTCCTTTCAGAGCAAATTTGCTGCTTAGAAGCCGTGTGTATCCTGCTGCATTTGATTTCATATTCTATAAATATGGTAATCATGATTTTTCTATGGGTGCTGTACTTTTATTAGGGCTACACTGTTAAAACTTAAGTTACATTATAGGAATGTTATTCTATGAAAATTTACTTTTACTTTaaaggaatttgaatttgaatccttCAATGGTCCTTTACTTTTCATTGTTATTGAATGCCAATACGTCTTTTATTGCTTTTTAACCATTGGGGGTTATCTTGAACAGATGAGCGTGTGCCGTCAGACCTGAAGAAGAGCATTATGCAGGCTAGAACGGACAAGAAGCTCACACAGGCACAGCTTGCACAGGTATGATGAATCTTACTTAACTGCCAACCTGAAATCTGTAACATCTCTCTGCCTTTCATTCCCTAAGACACATTGTTTGATTACCAGCTGATCAATGAGAAGCCACAAGTCATCCAGGAGTACGAGTCAGGCAAGGCTATCCCAAACCAACAGATCATCGGCAAGCTGGAAAGGGCTCTTGGCACAAAGCTGCGAGGCAAGAAGTGAAGCTGCGTGCATCTGACAGGAGTCGAGTCTTTCAAGAGAGGAGCTTGGCTGGGCAAGTTTACCGCTAAATAAAGCTTGTCTACTAAATCATGCGACTTAAGAAAACCCTGGAGTTTGGTATTTCGCTCTGGTTTGGGTGAATGTAATTATTAGCTTCTGTGAACAACTCTGTATCTGGGTTTCGTTTCGTCAGTGTGTCGTCGTGAATGTGAACTCTTCTGAATGCCTGAACCTTTATATAACTTGTCTCtgttactaaatgtctctgcattatTAACACTTAATTGCTCCTgcgtgtttatttttattttttgaagaCAATGGGAGTTTGCGACTCAGTTGGTTTTTATTTCTACTAGTACGATGGGCCCTTTTAGGTTTGAGCGTTTTGAAAATGCATGAATTGGATGCGATGGTGTGTTGAATTCTAGAGAATTGAATGTTTAATAAGATGTTTTGGTtgtgtaaaaaacagaaaacacacaaTTTTAAAGAATTCCAGAAGAACTGAAATGCGTcattgaaagaaagaaaaacatctATGGAAATCTTCTTTTGAAAATGCACTAGGCTGTGGAGAAAAATAACTGTTTTCAATATGGAAAAAGCCACATGGTACATACTCctccaaaaataattaaaaattctCTGGAAACAAAATATCTCTAAATTTCTGGTACTCCCTCTTTTTTTTTTAACTCTGCatatttttttttttgaggggtaactCTGCATAGTTGCTTTGTCTTGAATCAAACTTCCTGAAGTATGATCAAGCTTGtagaaaaaaatattaacatctagaATATCAAATAGGTACAATATGTAAATATATTCCATGATGATTCTAATAGTATTGATTTGATATTGTAAAGCTTCATATTTTTCCGTACAAATTTAGTTAAATTttaaaaagtttgacttaaaaataaAACTATACTATGCGGACTAAAAAGACACGGAGGGAGTATAGAATTCTTTTGAAGCAAAGATGACCTGAAATGGCCATGCTCTATTTCTGCGGTTTGCCGCgcgcggcggcgacggggacgcgCCGCCGCCAACCGTCTTCGCGGCCTTCCCTCCCTCCCCCGTCCGAATCTGACCACCACCCACCGCCTTCGCGCGCGGAATCCCCCCTCCCCTTCGCGCCGCCGCCAACCGCACATCCCGGCAGGAACCTATCCAGCTCCGCCGGGACAACCCCCCAGCTTTCGCGGAGCAGGAGGCCAAACCCGGGCAGCAGCTGCCTCCCTCCCTCATCCACCCATGGCCGCCGGCGAATAGCTCGCCGGAACCAGCGCACGCCGCGGCGTCCTGCCCTCCCCCTCTTCTGCTCTCCCGGCATGATAGATGGCCAAGCCGAGGAGAAACGCCCGCCCTGAGGCAAGGCCCGACCGGAGCT contains:
- the LOC119275453 gene encoding multiprotein-bridging factor 1a-like, whose protein sequence is MSRTGPIAQDWEPVVVRKKLPNAAAKKDEKAVNAARRAGVDIDIAKKHNAGTNKAAHSTTSLNTKRLDDDTENLAHERVPSDLKKSIMQARTDKKLTQAQLAQLINEKPQVIQEYESGKAIPNQQIIGKLERALGTKLRGKK